One genomic segment of Mauremys mutica isolate MM-2020 ecotype Southern chromosome 10, ASM2049712v1, whole genome shotgun sequence includes these proteins:
- the LOC123343430 gene encoding uncharacterized protein LOC123343430, producing the protein MSHRTMDWLMPLGCVLLWPGVALAEVGSFTGCNKYFYRDAEPYGFDTADTAEICQRYSNLYHFATLYDRSNRIPRWSAYTLGEPNCPGQAQKRSQWFVEPQLAHPDESPDMTTEAESTLSLDEWRSSQALNEDYEDTSYDRGHLNPNAFQCNVGRTATFTLTNAAPMHPYFNRVHWSKLEKTLQAQLTGSCRNGRSKPYLVTEAVPSDSEKIPREGEDKEGDRNRTYNRVSVPSHIWTAVCCNHRDNNRKFSFAFIGENKEASGLEIIPVEKLNTELSRLYKTPGSVEVFVDDCGSESQKGKEVLSAIKKALYNTFQNLLTDSYPQLLPPEESSKLDRETAQVMTSTNLDQKKMQLTGIGFLVGISSMTDWHIQFEKMYKEDNLTCVLAPAAAAVAEASGISDRVCTLQEQKHLPNSRVTASGWSCVGQACGYHGYAYRWCYTSDSDDWDYCCTGKCTVNPASKLYKCPRGDGSITKCSPQYSTVTVSGKPCRADHPCGLYEKKYFWCYIDDKENWDYCCSPQHDCGYHGYNYQWCYIQDPALASRPCTP; encoded by the exons ATGTCTCATCGAACCATGGACTGGCTGATGCCCCTGGGCTGCGTCTTGCTGTGGCCGGGGGTGGCGCTGGCTGAAGTGGGGTCATTCACTGGCTGCAACAAGTATTTCTACCGAGATGCTGAGCCATATGGCTTTGACACGGCCGACACGGCCGAGATCTGCCAGAGGTACAGCAATCTGTACCACTTTGCGACCCTCTATGACAGGTCCAACCGGATCCCGCGCTGGTCGGCGTACACCCTGGGTGAGCCTAACTGCCCAGGGCAGGCCCAGAAGAGGAGCCAGTGGTTCGTGGAGCCCCAG CTGGCTCATCCAGATGAGTCCCCAGACATGACGACGGAGGCTGAGTCAACACTGAGCCTGGACGAGTGGAGATCCAGCCAGGCCCTCAATGAGGACTATGAAGACACGTCATACGACCGGGGCCACCTGAACCCAAACGCCTTCCAGTGTAATGTCGGACGTACGGCCACCTTCACCCTCACCAACGCCGCCCCCATGCACCCCTACTTCAACCGGGTCCACTGGTCCAAGCTGGAGAAAACCCTCCAGGCACAGctaactgggagctgcaggaatggGAGAAGCAAACCCTACCTGGTGACAGAGGCTGTTCCCAGCGACAGTGAGAAAATCCCCAGAGAGGGGGAGGACAAAGAAGGGGACCGTAATCGGACATACAACAGGGTCTCGGTGCCCAGCCACATCTGGACAGCTGTTTGCTGCAACCATCGGGACAACAACCGCAAATTCTCCTTCGCCTTCATAGGAGAGAACAAGGAGGCATCCGGTCTTGAAATCATCCCCGTGGAGAAGCTAAACACAGAGCTATCACGTCTGTACAAGACTCCTGGGTCAGTCGAGGTCTTTGTAGATGACTGTGGCTCCGAGAGCCAGAAAGGAAAAGAGGTTTTATCAGCAATAAAGAAAGCCTTGTACAATACCTTCCAGAACTTGCTAACAGactcttacccccagctccttccACCCGAGGAGAGCAGTAAACTGGACAGGGAGACTGCCCAGGTGATGACAAGCACAAACTTGGATCAGAAGAAGATGCAGCTGACGGGCATTGGGTTCCTGGTGGGTATTTCTAGCATGACAGACTGGCACATCCAGTTTGAGAAGATGTACAAAGAGGACAACCTGACCTGTGTGTTGGCCCCTGCCGCAGCTGCAGTGGCAGAGGCTTCTGGGATTTCGGACAGAGTCTGCACCCTCCAGGAGCAGAAACACCTGCCAAACTCTCGTGTAACAGCCTCAGGGTGGAGCTGTGTTGGGCAGGCCTGTGGGTATCATGGGTACGCCTACAGATGGTGTTACACGTCTGACAGCGATGACTGGGATTACTGCTGTACAGGGAAGTGCACAGTGAACCCAGCATCTAAACTATACAAGTGCCCACGAGGAGATGGCTCCATCACAAAATGCTCACCCCAGTACTCCACGGTGACCGTCTCTGGGAAGCCCTGTCGGGCTGACCATCCATGTGGCCTTTATGAGAAAAAATACTTCTGGTGCTATATAGATGATAAAGAGAACTGGGACTATTGCTGCTCCCCGCAGCACGACTGTGGGTACCATGGCTATAATTACCAGTGGTGTTACATCCAGGACCCAGCACTTGCCTCGCGGCCCTGCACCCCGTGA